One Lactobacillus crispatus DNA segment encodes these proteins:
- a CDS encoding histidine phosphatase family protein: protein MRTIYLVRHGQTLFNVHHKIQGTCDSPLTELGRAQATAVRQYFLQKEISFDAAFCSKQERASDTLEIITDNQLSYTRLRDLHEKSHGEYEGQDEFMLPWRRGFSRINAAMEPDQHVEERMERAITKIIDSTHANDTILIVGHGTALRLFTQRVNPTFKEYDNCGIVKMSAVDNNLKYLSYVAPAKDVVLNKAAKNEMLVVR, encoded by the coding sequence ATGAGAACAATATATTTGGTGCGACATGGGCAAACTTTGTTCAATGTGCATCATAAAATACAAGGTACTTGTGATTCTCCTCTGACGGAATTAGGGAGAGCGCAGGCGACAGCGGTGCGGCAGTATTTTTTGCAAAAAGAAATTAGTTTTGATGCCGCATTTTGCTCAAAGCAGGAAAGGGCAAGCGATACTTTAGAAATTATAACTGATAATCAATTGTCTTATACGCGACTGCGTGACCTGCATGAAAAATCTCATGGTGAATATGAAGGACAAGATGAATTCATGTTGCCATGGCGACGTGGCTTTAGCCGTATTAATGCCGCAATGGAGCCGGATCAACATGTTGAAGAAAGAATGGAACGAGCGATCACTAAAATCATTGATTCAACCCATGCCAACGATACAATTTTGATTGTTGGACATGGGACGGCTTTAAGGTTATTTACGCAGCGAGTAAATCCAACTTTTAAAGAATATGATAATTGCGGGATAGTAAAAATGTCTGCTGTTGATAATAACTTGAAATATTTAAGTTATGTAGCACCCGCTAAAGATGTGGTTTTAAATAAAGCAGCTAAAAATGAAATGTTAGTTGTGCGTTAA
- the ppsA gene encoding phosphoenolpyruvate synthase — protein MNRDNYILWFDQLHRDDVDLVGGKSSSLGELTSETNVPVPYGFATTAIAYRHFMNYSDLNQKIDKLLATLTDPEDSEQLHRICTKIRKLIIEAPMPNDLALEISCAYDSLAQKMHQNEPFVAVRSSATAEDLPDASFAGEQDTYLNIHGRENVLKKVQECYASLFTDRATYYRIKQNFPQEKVALSAAIQMMAFSKAAGVMFTVNVATGDDTKVMIEASWGLGEYVVSGTVTPDNYVVDKNTMKIVHKMVTKKPIELIRLPSGGTIEQKVAPDQVNEPALTDAQIIELAGYAKEIEKHYGCYMDMEWSLDQNDKLWLVQARPETVWSQKKKQEKTDAPQEATTEHRVLLKGLPASPGFVSGKVHIIDDPKDINEFKQGEVLVTLMTSPDWVPAMKKAAAIITNNGGMTCHAAIVSREMQIPCLVGTTSRGQAATKTLKNGETVTVDAKNGVVYAGVVKDAVKKVDEKPAEPAAVEYFPPTATRVMMNLGDPDLAEKYASLPADGIGLMREEFLWTTYIHQHPLYLIETGHPERVVNELANGIGKVARAMAPRPVVLRFSDFKSGEYRNLKGGDKYEPHEPADLLGWRGASRYYDPKYINAFKLELEAVKKVRDEFGLKNLHVMIPFCRTVDEARKVTEIMRTQGLVRSADFKVYMMAEIPANIILADQFNQFIDGYSIGSNDLTMLLLGCDRNNDVIADLFDERNLAVKRAIRHLIKVAHQDGKTVSICGQAPSEYPEFTEFLVRSGIDFVSVNPDMVKATKLNIAHYEQRILLDHATGLGKKDPNEYNW, from the coding sequence ATGAATAGAGATAATTATATTTTGTGGTTTGATCAATTGCATCGCGATGATGTTGATTTAGTCGGTGGTAAGTCATCCTCATTAGGTGAGCTGACTTCTGAAACGAATGTCCCGGTTCCGTATGGTTTTGCGACTACTGCCATAGCTTATCGCCACTTTATGAATTATTCTGATTTAAATCAAAAAATTGATAAATTATTGGCCACTTTAACTGATCCAGAAGATTCTGAGCAATTGCATCGAATTTGCACCAAAATTAGAAAATTAATTATAGAAGCGCCGATGCCAAATGATTTAGCCTTAGAAATTAGCTGTGCTTACGATAGCTTAGCCCAAAAGATGCACCAAAATGAGCCATTCGTTGCTGTACGTTCTAGTGCAACTGCCGAAGACCTGCCTGATGCTAGTTTTGCTGGCGAACAAGATACTTATTTAAATATTCATGGTCGTGAGAATGTTTTGAAAAAGGTGCAAGAATGTTACGCTTCTCTTTTCACCGACCGGGCAACTTATTACCGAATTAAACAAAACTTTCCACAAGAAAAAGTTGCTTTATCAGCTGCGATTCAAATGATGGCCTTTTCTAAAGCAGCTGGTGTGATGTTTACAGTCAATGTAGCAACTGGTGATGACACTAAGGTTATGATTGAGGCCTCTTGGGGACTAGGCGAATACGTGGTGTCTGGAACTGTTACACCCGATAACTATGTAGTTGATAAAAATACGATGAAGATTGTACACAAAATGGTGACTAAAAAGCCAATTGAGTTGATCAGATTGCCATCGGGAGGAACAATTGAACAAAAGGTAGCACCAGATCAAGTGAATGAGCCTGCTTTGACTGATGCGCAAATCATTGAATTAGCTGGTTATGCTAAAGAAATTGAAAAACATTATGGCTGCTACATGGATATGGAGTGGTCACTTGATCAAAATGATAAGTTGTGGTTAGTTCAAGCACGCCCAGAAACTGTTTGGTCACAAAAGAAAAAGCAGGAGAAAACCGATGCACCACAAGAAGCAACTACAGAACACCGAGTATTGTTAAAAGGCTTGCCAGCTTCACCTGGTTTTGTCTCAGGCAAGGTACATATTATTGATGATCCAAAAGATATCAATGAATTTAAGCAGGGCGAGGTTTTGGTCACTCTAATGACGTCGCCTGATTGGGTGCCAGCAATGAAAAAGGCGGCCGCAATTATTACCAATAATGGTGGAATGACCTGTCATGCTGCAATTGTATCACGTGAAATGCAGATACCTTGTTTAGTTGGAACAACTAGCCGTGGACAAGCTGCAACGAAAACTTTGAAAAACGGCGAGACTGTCACCGTCGATGCTAAAAATGGTGTAGTTTATGCTGGAGTTGTTAAAGACGCGGTTAAAAAAGTCGATGAAAAGCCAGCTGAGCCTGCTGCAGTTGAATATTTCCCACCAACTGCAACCAGAGTCATGATGAACTTAGGAGATCCTGATCTTGCTGAAAAATATGCATCTTTGCCAGCTGATGGGATTGGTTTAATGCGCGAAGAATTTTTATGGACGACTTATATTCACCAGCATCCCCTTTATTTGATTGAAACTGGTCATCCAGAGAGGGTAGTTAACGAACTAGCTAATGGAATCGGTAAAGTCGCGCGGGCAATGGCACCACGGCCAGTAGTTTTACGTTTTTCAGACTTTAAGTCTGGCGAATATCGCAACTTAAAGGGCGGCGACAAATATGAGCCGCATGAACCAGCAGACCTATTAGGCTGGCGCGGTGCTTCTAGATATTATGATCCAAAATATATTAATGCTTTTAAATTGGAACTTGAAGCGGTAAAAAAGGTGCGCGATGAGTTCGGATTAAAGAATTTACATGTGATGATTCCATTTTGCCGAACAGTGGATGAAGCGCGCAAAGTGACGGAAATCATGCGGACACAAGGTTTAGTTAGAAGCGCAGACTTCAAGGTTTACATGATGGCTGAAATTCCAGCTAATATTATTTTGGCGGACCAGTTCAATCAATTTATTGATGGTTATTCAATTGGTTCAAATGACCTAACGATGCTTTTACTGGGGTGCGATCGGAATAATGATGTGATTGCTGATCTTTTTGATGAAAGAAATCTTGCCGTCAAAAGGGCGATTAGACACTTGATAAAGGTTGCTCATCAAGATGGTAAGACGGTTTCGATTTGTGGTCAAGCACCATCAGAATATCCAGAATTTACTGAATTTTTAGTCAGAAGTGGCATTGATTTTGTATCAGTTAACCCTGACATGGTGAAGGCGACTAAGCTAAATATAGCTCATTATGAGCAGAGGATCCTCCTTGATCATGCAACTGGCTTAGGTAAAAAGGATCCAAATGAATATAATTGGTAA
- a CDS encoding RluA family pseudouridine synthase → MSFHFTLFYPENLAPASVNEVLRQLLIPRKWRHFLRIEQNILVNGNYRYFNQNILPGDKIEINLDHVESDQQAYAPSGKMPDVIYEDDNLLIINKKKGQKTHPNLNETNTALNDCTTYLGQSPYIVHRLDMLTGGLLLIAKNPAVVPILNRELTSKIFHRDYLAKVINADHLAERGTINAPIGHDPLDQRKRKIDPTGLRAVTHYQVLQKNDDNTAIVKLTLETGRTHQIRVHLASLGSPIVGDPLYNPDFASERLALDAYEISLVQPYSFTKLNVKLPKNKIEL, encoded by the coding sequence ATGAGTTTCCATTTTACACTTTTTTACCCAGAAAATCTTGCTCCGGCATCTGTCAATGAAGTACTACGTCAACTTTTAATCCCTCGCAAGTGGCGTCATTTTTTGCGAATTGAACAAAATATTTTAGTTAACGGCAACTATCGCTATTTTAATCAAAACATTTTACCTGGTGATAAAATTGAAATTAACTTGGATCATGTTGAAAGTGATCAACAGGCTTATGCACCAAGCGGTAAGATGCCCGATGTTATCTATGAAGATGATAATCTTTTAATTATTAATAAGAAAAAAGGGCAAAAAACGCACCCTAATCTAAATGAAACTAATACTGCTCTGAACGATTGTACTACTTATCTTGGTCAGAGTCCCTATATTGTTCATCGATTAGATATGTTAACTGGTGGTTTACTTTTAATTGCTAAAAATCCTGCAGTTGTACCTATTTTAAATCGTGAATTAACCAGCAAAATTTTTCACCGCGATTATTTAGCTAAAGTTATCAATGCTGATCACTTAGCTGAAAGAGGTACGATTAATGCCCCAATTGGTCACGATCCACTTGATCAACGCAAACGCAAAATCGATCCTACTGGATTAAGAGCAGTTACTCATTATCAAGTTTTACAAAAAAATGATGACAATACTGCGATTGTCAAATTGACGCTTGAAACTGGTCGTACACACCAGATTCGCGTTCACCTTGCCTCTTTAGGAAGTCCTATTGTAGGCGATCCTTTATATAACCCTGATTTTGCCAGTGAGAGATTAGCCCTAGATGCTTACGAAATTTCATTAGTTCAACCTTACTCTTTTACTAAATTAAATGTAAAATTGCCCAAAAACAAAATTGAACTCTAA
- a CDS encoding PBP1A family penicillin-binding protein, with protein sequence MNNDQPRRGGFKDAWHRFDSRFFIGRWIILILLTLMLLTCTYYTIKVKTSNIANLKASLSTTTTIYDYKGKKAGSLYSQKGSFVEYDQISPNIQNAVISTEDRTFWKNPGFSIKGMARAALSLVIHHGQVTGGGSTLTQQLAKNSLLTQQQTFSRKLEELFFAIEINHVYSKKDILTMYLNNAYFGNGVWGVQDASRRYFGKNASELNPSEAATLAGILRNPSFYNPVDHMSNALARRNLILNLMVDNNKLTAAQAKMYQKQGLTLRNTFQNKNGYRYPYFFDAVVDEAISKYGLTEEQVMNKGLKIYTTLNQNYQGKLQDTFEQSWLFPQNGSDGTESQGASVAMDPSTGAVRAIIGGRGKHVFRGYNRATQMKRQPGSSIKPLAVYAPALQNGYHYDSQLSNKLQKFGKNGYEPHNVDNGYSNTIPMYEALEQSKNVPAVWLLDKIGVSKGVQSVENFGIKVPKSDRNLALALGGLSSGVSPIQMARAYSAFANKGNLPNNSFFITKITDASGNVLAENNNPSSHRVISENTAKEMTTMMLGVFTNGTGRSAQPNGFRVAGKTGSTEVPNSYGFGTKDQWIVGYTPDIVLATWVGFDHTNKQHYMQGISETGITRLYKAEMEGILPYTAQTEFTEKAPNQIVKNNGSNDDWTNGLGEKIQDGLGSAGQKINEWYNSLKGLFGQ encoded by the coding sequence ATGAATAACGACCAACCAAGAAGAGGTGGCTTTAAAGATGCTTGGCATCGATTTGATAGTCGCTTCTTTATCGGACGCTGGATTATTTTAATCCTGCTCACATTGATGCTCTTAACTTGTACCTATTATACAATTAAAGTTAAGACATCAAACATAGCTAATTTGAAGGCCTCGCTTTCAACCACAACTACAATCTATGACTACAAGGGTAAAAAAGCAGGTTCTTTATACTCGCAAAAAGGATCATTTGTGGAATATGACCAGATTTCGCCTAATATTCAAAATGCCGTAATTTCGACTGAAGATCGGACTTTTTGGAAGAACCCAGGTTTTAGTATTAAAGGCATGGCGCGAGCTGCTTTAAGTTTAGTGATTCATCACGGTCAAGTAACGGGTGGTGGTTCGACCTTAACTCAGCAGTTAGCCAAGAACTCGCTTTTGACCCAGCAGCAGACTTTTTCAAGAAAATTGGAAGAACTCTTTTTTGCAATTGAAATTAACCATGTTTACTCCAAAAAAGATATTTTAACGATGTACTTGAATAATGCTTACTTTGGTAACGGAGTTTGGGGCGTGCAAGATGCAAGTCGTCGCTATTTTGGCAAAAACGCAAGTGAACTTAATCCGAGTGAAGCCGCAACTTTAGCTGGAATTTTACGAAATCCTAGTTTTTATAATCCGGTTGATCACATGTCGAATGCTTTAGCAAGACGAAATTTAATCTTAAACTTGATGGTGGATAATAATAAGTTGACAGCGGCTCAAGCTAAAATGTATCAAAAGCAAGGATTAACTTTGCGGAATACTTTTCAAAATAAAAACGGCTATCGCTATCCTTACTTCTTTGATGCTGTAGTTGACGAGGCAATCTCTAAATATGGCTTAACTGAAGAACAAGTCATGAATAAGGGGCTTAAAATTTATACTACTTTAAATCAAAATTATCAGGGTAAATTGCAGGATACTTTTGAGCAAAGCTGGCTTTTCCCACAAAATGGTAGTGATGGAACTGAAAGCCAAGGCGCTAGCGTGGCAATGGACCCAAGTACTGGTGCTGTTCGGGCAATCATCGGTGGTCGCGGTAAGCACGTCTTCCGGGGTTACAATCGTGCAACGCAGATGAAGCGGCAGCCAGGGTCATCAATCAAGCCGTTGGCAGTATATGCCCCAGCTTTACAAAATGGCTATCACTATGACTCGCAACTATCGAACAAGTTGCAGAAATTTGGTAAAAATGGCTATGAACCGCATAATGTGGACAATGGCTATTCTAATACAATTCCAATGTATGAAGCTTTAGAGCAAAGTAAAAATGTGCCAGCTGTTTGGCTATTGGATAAGATTGGTGTAAGTAAAGGCGTGCAATCTGTTGAAAACTTTGGAATTAAGGTACCAAAGAGTGACCGTAATTTAGCGCTTGCCTTAGGTGGATTATCTTCAGGTGTTTCGCCAATTCAGATGGCACGTGCATATTCAGCTTTTGCCAACAAGGGTAATTTGCCTAATAATTCTTTCTTTATTACCAAAATTACTGATGCTTCGGGTAACGTTTTAGCCGAAAATAATAATCCAAGCAGCCACCGCGTTATTTCTGAAAATACTGCTAAAGAAATGACGACTATGATGCTCGGCGTTTTCACTAATGGTACAGGACGCTCTGCTCAGCCAAATGGCTTCCGTGTAGCTGGGAAGACTGGGTCAACTGAAGTACCTAACTCATATGGATTTGGTACCAAGGACCAGTGGATCGTCGGTTATACGCCTGACATTGTACTTGCTACCTGGGTTGGTTTTGACCACACTAACAAGCAACACTACATGCAGGGCATTTCTGAAACAGGAATTACGCGTTTATATAAGGCTGAGATGGAAGGAATTTTGCCGTACACCGCGCAAACTGAATTCACGGAGAAGGCACCTAACCAGATTGTGAAGAATAACGGTTCTAATGATGACTGGACTAATGGATTAGGTGAAAAAATTCAAGATGGACTCGGTTCTGCAGGACAGAAAATCAATGAATGGTATAATAGCCTTAAAGGCTTATTTGGCCAATAA
- a CDS encoding YlbF family regulator — MVNIYDAANKLAEDLTQTDQYKKLQEAIKAVEDDKDASALFKKMDELQNKIMQAQQAGQPLSAEDQQAYKDLNDQVQKNDKIVSLLTNEQGLYDLLGEVQKAYTKPINDLYEDLRN, encoded by the coding sequence ATGGTTAACATTTACGATGCTGCTAACAAGTTAGCAGAAGATTTGACTCAAACTGATCAATACAAGAAGTTGCAAGAAGCAATTAAAGCTGTTGAAGATGATAAGGATGCTTCAGCTTTATTCAAAAAGATGGATGAATTGCAAAATAAGATCATGCAAGCACAACAAGCTGGTCAACCACTTTCAGCTGAAGATCAACAAGCTTACAAGGACTTAAATGATCAAGTTCAAAAGAATGATAAAATTGTTTCACTTCTTACGAATGAACAGGGTTTGTACGATTTGCTTGGTGAAGTACAAAAAGCTTACACTAAGCCAATTAATGATCTTTATGAAGATCTTAGAAATTAA
- a CDS encoding metallophosphoesterase family protein — protein sequence MKFIHFADAHLDSPFRGLSFLPSEEFNHIYQAADQSLKRIVDLALAEKVDLVLIAGDTFDSSQPSPRAQLFFAEQVKRLTDAQIQVVMIFGNHDHMKQEDLLVSPSPYFKLLGNNETVEQATFTTDAGFNYDVIGFSYLNNHITEDKIPELPAKGKNYTFGLMHAQEKSATASQNVYAPFTVDELQNLNYDYFALGHIHARNNLSSTPWIVYPGNIQGRHINEMGAKGCYLGEIDENSGKTTIDFKETGPILWQGTKINLEGAISKADLQAKIIAKLESGQKTYFSLTIAGAQYLSAEERDLVQDPDFWQTISQSLPFASQLVDVRFVVNTSLKLNDNDQQAFQAAKEELFAPAEFKQIVSDWQKKDPEAAKLAADPDFIAAVKNLTEVKLMSKLKGIKDETETN from the coding sequence ATGAAATTTATTCACTTTGCGGATGCGCACTTAGATAGTCCATTTCGTGGGCTATCTTTTTTGCCATCTGAAGAATTTAACCATATCTATCAGGCAGCTGATCAGTCGCTAAAAAGAATTGTCGACCTAGCATTAGCTGAAAAAGTTGATTTAGTTTTAATAGCAGGGGATACCTTTGATAGCAGTCAGCCGTCACCACGGGCTCAATTGTTTTTTGCTGAGCAAGTGAAGAGATTAACTGATGCACAAATTCAGGTAGTGATGATTTTTGGTAATCATGACCACATGAAGCAAGAAGATCTGCTAGTTAGTCCCAGTCCTTACTTTAAATTGTTAGGCAATAATGAAACAGTAGAGCAAGCTACTTTTACTACGGATGCGGGTTTTAACTATGACGTAATCGGCTTTTCATATCTGAATAACCATATCACTGAGGATAAAATCCCAGAATTACCAGCAAAAGGAAAAAATTATACTTTTGGTTTAATGCATGCTCAAGAGAAATCAGCTACTGCTAGTCAGAATGTGTATGCACCGTTTACAGTTGATGAGTTGCAAAACTTGAATTATGACTATTTTGCTTTGGGTCATATTCATGCGAGAAATAATTTAAGTAGTACGCCGTGGATTGTTTATCCAGGTAACATTCAAGGTCGCCACATTAATGAGATGGGAGCCAAGGGATGCTATCTAGGTGAGATTGATGAAAATAGTGGTAAGACTACTATTGATTTTAAAGAAACAGGGCCAATTTTATGGCAAGGGACAAAAATTAATCTTGAAGGAGCTATCAGTAAAGCTGACTTACAAGCAAAAATTATTGCCAAGCTTGAATCTGGACAAAAAACGTACTTTAGTTTGACGATTGCTGGTGCTCAATATTTGAGTGCCGAAGAACGCGATTTAGTTCAGGATCCTGATTTTTGGCAAACTATTTCTCAATCGCTGCCATTTGCTTCTCAGTTAGTTGATGTGCGCTTTGTTGTGAATACTAGTTTAAAGTTAAATGACAATGACCAACAAGCCTTCCAAGCTGCCAAAGAAGAGTTATTTGCACCAGCTGAATTCAAGCAAATTGTTAGTGACTGGCAAAAAAAGGATCCAGAAGCTGCTAAATTGGCGGCTGATCCAGACTTTATTGCGGCGGTTAAGAATCTAACAGAAGTAAAACTAATGAGTAAATTGAAAGGAATTAAGGATGAGACTGAAACAAATTAA
- a CDS encoding ATP-binding protein gives MRLKQIKIINFGQFSNKTFDLPSDQINVFFGANEAGKSTTVAFIKQILFGFHLRSNSSPFFEDYTPLAHVSPMGGNLVFTAADGEYELERLYAKGDKTKKGILTVKKDGQVVPESVFFDQIQNIDGSFYADSFIFNQEMLGQVNSLSQEDLLERIYYLGAADSSKLLEMRDDFAKESGKLFKKTGKKPEVNRLLKEMTDQRDKLAQTKNEFNDYEQLHQDFVQKRAALNRQKQDLAVLQKQEQDLHDLQKEMGNYQTLLDLQKQVKDVDFNGQNYQKAQDIMAQGRNLQKTIQSVEAQLQDLGENDQSDFTLEKKLIQQKPQLLQWQAEYRNCLQKADQLKQEKEQLLALTPELKNLLKLTPEQIEQMQADYQALPGAVNEPAYVTTNDKLWYVIGAVLAALGVVLLVALGTVGVIALITGLIFLAAGYLKNSNQNKQNAAVLEKQKLVAQKRQAFQTKYGLNPDTLNLNSLLTNLNQYQIKKNAAQTNNKQVTVLNQNVAQLASSVQNALKQPIDNDFSQVLNGLDELETQISEKQELFQRKSSLTASLKQDKQDLKELGLKLQALFAQANVENMAGYDQLYQDSLNQAKLKTQIAALKESLGDDLQQLQTQTNSTELADKLTALTEQISTKNAEINELQSQVAQLQVQLDNLADSTAVFKAKQDLANTETNFVQSSKEYLANLFAARWISRSLDLASNERFPKMLKAAQEYLALLTGGRYVGINLDKKLTVVRSDGKKREVKYLSRGTAEQLYFALKLAFIEQIKDEINLPILIDDSFVNFDDQRVSYIDQLLQKISENNQVLIFTAQKNLVDQLGIEPLTFTKGTQDA, from the coding sequence ATGAGACTGAAACAAATTAAGATTATTAACTTTGGGCAGTTCTCGAATAAAACCTTCGATTTGCCTAGTGATCAAATTAATGTTTTCTTTGGTGCCAATGAAGCTGGTAAAAGTACAACGGTAGCTTTTATTAAACAGATCTTATTTGGCTTTCATTTGAGAAGTAACTCTTCACCGTTTTTTGAAGATTATACGCCGCTAGCTCATGTTAGTCCGATGGGCGGTAATTTAGTTTTTACTGCAGCTGATGGTGAATACGAACTTGAGCGACTCTATGCTAAAGGTGACAAGACTAAAAAGGGAATTTTAACCGTCAAAAAAGATGGTCAAGTTGTACCTGAGAGTGTATTTTTTGATCAGATTCAAAATATTGATGGCTCTTTTTACGCTGATAGTTTTATTTTTAACCAAGAAATGCTGGGTCAGGTTAACAGTTTAAGTCAAGAGGATTTGCTTGAGCGAATTTATTACTTGGGAGCAGCAGATTCTAGCAAGTTGCTGGAAATGCGCGACGATTTTGCCAAAGAATCAGGTAAGCTTTTTAAAAAGACAGGTAAAAAGCCCGAAGTAAACCGTCTGCTTAAGGAAATGACTGATCAACGTGATAAATTAGCGCAGACTAAAAATGAGTTTAATGATTATGAACAGCTGCACCAAGATTTTGTACAAAAAAGAGCGGCATTAAACAGACAAAAACAAGATCTGGCTGTTTTACAAAAACAAGAACAAGATTTGCATGATTTGCAAAAAGAAATGGGCAATTATCAGACGCTGCTTGATTTGCAAAAACAGGTCAAGGATGTCGACTTTAATGGTCAAAATTATCAAAAAGCCCAAGATATTATGGCTCAGGGACGTAATTTGCAAAAGACGATTCAATCGGTAGAAGCGCAGTTGCAGGACCTGGGTGAAAACGATCAATCTGATTTTACGCTAGAGAAGAAGCTAATCCAGCAGAAGCCTCAACTCTTGCAGTGGCAAGCGGAATATCGTAATTGTTTGCAAAAGGCTGACCAATTGAAGCAGGAGAAAGAGCAACTATTAGCTTTGACACCTGAGTTAAAAAATCTACTCAAGTTGACACCAGAGCAAATTGAACAAATGCAGGCAGACTATCAAGCTTTGCCAGGTGCTGTCAATGAGCCTGCTTATGTAACTACTAATGACAAGCTTTGGTATGTTATCGGTGCAGTGTTAGCGGCATTAGGTGTAGTTCTTTTGGTAGCGTTGGGTACAGTTGGTGTAATTGCATTAATTACTGGACTAATTTTCCTAGCAGCAGGATACTTAAAAAATAGTAACCAAAATAAGCAAAATGCGGCAGTATTAGAAAAGCAAAAGCTGGTTGCTCAAAAACGCCAAGCTTTCCAAACAAAATATGGATTGAATCCTGATACGCTAAACTTAAATAGCTTACTAACTAATCTGAATCAATATCAAATCAAAAAGAATGCCGCACAGACTAATAATAAGCAAGTAACTGTTTTGAATCAGAATGTGGCTCAACTGGCCTCAAGTGTCCAAAATGCATTGAAGCAACCGATTGATAATGACTTTAGTCAAGTTTTGAACGGTTTGGACGAACTTGAGACACAAATTAGTGAAAAACAAGAATTGTTTCAAAGAAAATCCAGCTTAACTGCATCACTAAAGCAGGACAAGCAAGATTTGAAAGAATTGGGTCTGAAATTACAGGCACTTTTTGCCCAAGCTAATGTGGAAAATATGGCAGGTTACGATCAGCTTTATCAAGATTCACTTAATCAGGCTAAACTGAAGACGCAGATTGCGGCCTTGAAGGAATCGTTAGGCGATGATCTTCAACAGCTGCAAACGCAGACAAATTCAACCGAATTAGCAGATAAATTAACGGCTTTGACTGAACAAATTAGTACTAAGAATGCAGAAATTAATGAACTTCAGAGTCAAGTTGCTCAGTTGCAAGTGCAGTTAGACAATTTAGCTGATTCTACTGCGGTGTTTAAGGCTAAGCAGGATCTGGCTAATACAGAAACCAATTTTGTCCAGAGCAGTAAAGAATACTTGGCTAACTTGTTTGCGGCAAGGTGGATCAGTCGCTCGCTTGACTTGGCATCTAATGAACGGTTCCCCAAGATGCTTAAGGCGGCTCAGGAATACTTAGCTTTGCTAACGGGCGGCAGATATGTTGGGATTAATTTAGATAAGAAGCTAACAGTAGTCAGAAGTGATGGTAAAAAGCGCGAAGTAAAATACTTGTCACGGGGGACTGCTGAGCAATTATACTTTGCCTTGAAGTTAGCTTTTATTGAGCAGATCAAGGATGAAATTAATTTGCCAATCTTGATTGATGATTCGTTTGTAAACTTTGATGATCAGCGAGTCAGCTATATCGATCAGTTATTGCAAAAGATTAGCGAAAACAATCAAGTTTTAATTTTCACAGCTCAAAAGAATTTAGTTGATCAGCTTGGGATTGAGCCATTAACTTTTACGAAAGGAACACAGGATGCTTAA
- a CDS encoding 3'-5' exoribonuclease YhaM family protein, producing MLKRLLDYNDGEEMDIVVLIKNSQLRHNKKNKLFLAMQFSDGSGEIRGNYWDANNQDAATFSTGTIVELNGKREEYQGRPQIRIYSLRVVGPQEGYELDQFIKSAPEPVNEMEAEINKFVMQIDNPTWTKIVKYLLQKWHDRFYDHPAGKSNHHAVRGGLAFHTLSMLKDAKGLTDNYEQVNRSLLYAGCILHDMGKVLELSGPAATQYTTEGNLVGHLVLIDEQIMLAAQDMKMNLESEDLLLLRHMVLSHHGRFEYGSPKLPALLEAELLHRIDDLDAAVYAVTNALQHTPKGEFTEPLLSQDGKRYYRPMHDSALDNAKHLE from the coding sequence ATGCTTAAGAGATTGTTAGATTACAACGATGGAGAAGAAATGGACATTGTTGTTTTGATTAAAAACTCACAGTTGCGTCATAATAAAAAGAATAAGTTGTTTTTAGCGATGCAATTCAGTGATGGCTCAGGCGAGATTCGCGGTAATTACTGGGATGCTAACAATCAAGATGCAGCAACTTTTTCAACTGGGACAATCGTTGAGTTGAATGGCAAAAGAGAAGAATATCAGGGTCGCCCCCAGATTAGGATCTATTCTCTGCGCGTGGTCGGTCCACAAGAAGGCTATGAATTAGATCAATTTATTAAATCAGCGCCGGAACCAGTTAATGAGATGGAAGCTGAAATTAATAAATTTGTGATGCAGATTGATAATCCGACCTGGACAAAAATTGTGAAGTATTTACTTCAAAAATGGCATGATCGTTTTTATGATCATCCTGCTGGTAAAAGCAACCACCATGCGGTCCGCGGAGGTTTGGCTTTTCATACTTTATCGATGCTTAAGGATGCCAAAGGTTTGACTGATAATTATGAGCAAGTGAATAGATCGCTACTTTATGCGGGATGCATTTTGCATGATATGGGAAAAGTACTGGAACTTTCAGGTCCTGCCGCAACTCAATACACGACTGAAGGCAATTTGGTTGGGCATCTGGTTTTAATTGATGAACAAATTATGCTGGCCGCTCAGGATATGAAGATGAATCTGGAGTCGGAAGATTTACTCTTATTGCGGCATATGGTGCTTAGTCACCATGGCCGCTTTGAATATGGTTCACCCAAATTGCCGGCATTGCTAGAAGCGGAATTATTGCACCGAATTGATGATTTAGATGCTGCAGTTTATGCAGTAACGAATGCCCTGCAGCATACGCCTAAAGGCGAGTTCACCGAGCCACTACTGAGTCAAGATGGCAAGCGATATTATCGACCGATGCACGATTCAGCGCTAGATAACGCAAAACATTTAGAATAA